Proteins from a single region of Desulfobacter postgatei 2ac9:
- a CDS encoding BREX system ATP-binding domain-containing protein encodes MDEKAFNEKMNGTENFHLRRAVERLREGLFDPMGVQWLTSGEEKLNQLFDRGAAALNKGTSHHLCICGAYGQGKSHSLTYLKQRALENNFVVSYINLDPRQIPFHDFKAVYRALMGAMVFPNGETSLATLWKETAAQWLARPENKDKSINDFIPGDMPHRFRAILAAMANKNMDIPASKQKLKKHARFQPRSFSWALKNALMGKEIPAQKLGAVFHYREVDFYKGGSLACHEPKEYLGMIKGLARLFKDMGYGGWVLLFDEGESIGQTRITSRSKSYDLLHEIFCPENPAQGFFPVFAFTHDFFTLVETEPWDRTRRPGGRRKTDQPTDDIPCFARNYHKAWKGINIHSLQDLSSGEWETLSDKLKILHARAYGWKPEAAGRSTELSREMMQILSQNKGAESRMKLRLLVNQLDLEQQKTPC; translated from the coding sequence ATGGATGAAAAGGCATTTAACGAGAAGATGAACGGCACTGAAAATTTCCATCTCCGCAGGGCCGTGGAGCGCCTCAGGGAGGGCCTGTTCGATCCCATGGGGGTTCAATGGCTCACCTCCGGGGAAGAAAAGCTCAACCAGCTCTTTGACCGGGGGGCTGCAGCCCTGAACAAGGGAACCTCTCACCACCTCTGCATCTGCGGCGCATACGGCCAGGGCAAATCACACAGCCTCACCTATTTAAAACAGCGGGCCCTGGAAAATAATTTTGTGGTCAGCTATATTAACCTGGACCCGCGGCAGATACCCTTCCACGACTTCAAAGCCGTTTACCGGGCCCTGATGGGGGCCATGGTCTTTCCCAATGGGGAAACCAGCCTGGCAACGCTGTGGAAGGAAACAGCCGCCCAATGGCTGGCCCGGCCGGAAAACAAAGATAAATCCATCAACGATTTTATTCCCGGCGACATGCCCCACCGATTCCGGGCCATCCTGGCGGCCATGGCCAACAAGAACATGGATATTCCGGCCAGCAAACAAAAACTGAAAAAACATGCCCGGTTTCAGCCCCGATCCTTTTCCTGGGCACTGAAAAATGCCCTCATGGGCAAAGAGATCCCGGCCCAGAAGCTTGGCGCGGTCTTCCATTACCGGGAAGTGGACTTTTACAAAGGCGGCTCCCTGGCCTGCCATGAACCCAAGGAATATCTGGGCATGATAAAAGGACTGGCGCGGTTGTTCAAGGATATGGGATACGGGGGATGGGTCCTGCTCTTTGACGAAGGGGAATCCATCGGCCAGACCCGCATCACCAGCCGCAGCAAAAGCTATGATCTGCTCCATGAGATCTTCTGCCCGGAAAACCCCGCACAGGGATTTTTCCCGGTATTTGCCTTTACCCATGATTTTTTCACCCTGGTTGAAACCGAACCCTGGGACCGGACCCGCAGACCCGGCGGACGCCGGAAAACCGACCAGCCGACCGACGACATCCCCTGCTTTGCCCGCAATTACCACAAGGCCTGGAAAGGGATCAATATCCATTCTCTCCAGGACTTGTCTTCAGGTGAATGGGAGACGCTATCGGACAAGCTTAAAATCCTCCACGCACGGGCCTACGGGTGGAAGCCGGAAGCTGCTGGACGATCCACTGAACTATCCAGGGAAATGATGCAGATTCTCTCCCAAAACAAAGGGGCCGAATCCAGGATGAAATTGAGGCTGTTGGTCAACCAGCTGGATCTGGAACAGCAAAAAACGCCCTGCTGA
- a CDS encoding DEAD/DEAH box helicase → MLQVTDPPSDLLPDPLLRLPNTFRPFYGTFVGLRPVQTEAIAPILEGRDLIVQAATGSGKSEAVLAPALERVITSGRAHGVLYIIPTRALAKDLMRRFEPIITERLSLILAIRTGDIKKGGTQRPDIMFTTPESLDVMLGSGNAGLKAFLARVGTVIIDEVHPLVHQYRGRHLAYLFTRLERRTGTPIQKIAMSATIADIPEVMDFFNFRPGATAISAGADRQIQARLLHLRKEDTELPALLNDLYREWAYRKILMFCNSRSACDRLSGIVRRSGVFREVTELHYSNLKAKERKKAEDRFRKNPHALCIATSTLELGIDVGDVDAVLLYEPPGSVSAFLQRIGRANRRGQSINFWGITTGESAGNQVIRFLALLELGRRGKIEAPSPKALPSVLSQQVISCLYEKKEISLNALKALFPDRKHLLPDIFEALEKKGWLRRTDQRTGRPGLIRGGWQYRNHFMAYKIWGNFPESEKEYILEVEMESIADIPQSIVDQMEVGDRVYLSGRRLKILKIDEGDPGKVTARPAMKKDDKALVWVGLGAHVSWETAQAMGRILGTGTLPRDSGLMARTQKLFRRECSYFENRVTLANGIEVVPGTRARFHFCTFLGSAGNLVLEWAIRDHFQDEDLEVASSETGVECDRWIDFQKLNLPVEKKAFHTWVSAHFKVLRSLIPLSIFWRTLPRPQMVEEVADFLFDQRVADTFARYLELGSDIVSGDMADLCQPLPMAVEQSPDFEMEAGAALLFQEKQTAKTPKASPFLSPVWQAPGLDPDRADARALAATMVSDYIFHGQCDRRFCLSYLGLAHPVQEEDDVMALVREQGVRHEQAVLVALKQQGNHLAVPEPPATGQPRWLPSVKLLKQTIQQLAGSDPENARPIWLSQCYLKTETPIHQFPHIRGIGIPDLLKLSPGKDGQAIIEAGDIKRSQKPGYHHKWQVAFYALALEQIIDRCNLPARVSRKGFIITPPPLGDVRITEPYQIHEFDLIPYLAALPTLLHHLGHVLSGLPPHADYRLQSLCTACSGFPGCYHHALAHEEIRFLPKLTRGELAALQQMEITSLEQLSGALKKETLRLSPGQQKKLLGWCDAFLTGRICCHKKKTHRFPANLSRAIFIHLEKDPLDNLPRVLGWQVLDTNGSTIVESHVWRMETNQERQAVRQTFLRQLARLWEESIHVGQGPHIFHFGPQTPAALNQWLGEAQRASCEFLDQTQPSSWTDIQKVLTAHFYMPAPGTASLYTLGRIFKCRTLPAPPPTLFHHNSGFISDINQAAAEVKNCLALMADLYQTAVSRLQSRWIREWPSRSHGDKKAWPYTTFIQEEQRLKEADIMMLQEQPLEERMLRFRSLGYLKFHQTRLDSSGRFINIFRPTDQTRPAKFRQGDFLKLVPHGMTDLQNGFPVVMVEYDTQAGDIGLLSRSGKINLNKALYYSLEEDMDDWNREKLRHASETLFSKSRYLHLQQLLAGTALERQIPASATWVEKWLARENHSLNRSQQQALMLPFQYRTAMIQGPPGTGKTHLLGWIIIALILEAHEAGKPLRIGISALTHQAIDTVLKKVVQLVNQYLPGHFPGHCVKWGEENTPASGTPDLDDSTAMEVEFTKDARDLPNRSWLILGATGYGFYSLFNSKDKGFPIALDWIIFDEASQVPVPQALLSLIYGRGNFLFLGDVHQLPPIIMGNYDSHEPDDNGNALRLNRSILSNMRDLYPEECQVTLDITYRMNKELCAFPSKSWYHNRLCPDPSVENARLYLDSLDEKYNPTGDDPILSDILNPEQPVTLVLTDHQGCAQQSDVEADLMAALTGRLILGHGLPPDRMAIITPHRAQNNAILQRLGKILGHHSPAPLPLVDTVERIQGAERDIILFGLTASDPDHLTSEFLNSPNRLNVAMTRARKKLVIVGSRAFFSVIPDSDALLARHCCFKQLLTHCREQNAVFHFSQQISVE, encoded by the coding sequence ATGCTGCAGGTCACTGATCCGCCATCCGACCTCCTGCCCGATCCCCTTTTAAGGCTCCCCAACACCTTCCGACCTTTTTACGGGACCTTTGTCGGCCTGCGGCCGGTCCAGACGGAGGCCATCGCCCCCATCCTTGAAGGCCGGGACCTCATCGTCCAGGCAGCCACCGGCTCGGGCAAAAGCGAGGCCGTCCTGGCCCCGGCCCTGGAACGGGTCATCACCTCTGGTCGTGCCCACGGGGTTTTATACATTATTCCCACCCGGGCCCTGGCCAAGGACCTCATGCGCCGGTTTGAGCCCATCATCACCGAGCGGTTGAGCCTGATCCTGGCCATCCGCACCGGGGACATCAAAAAGGGGGGAACCCAGCGACCGGACATCATGTTCACCACCCCGGAATCCCTGGATGTGATGCTGGGCAGCGGCAATGCCGGCCTCAAAGCCTTTCTGGCCCGGGTAGGCACCGTGATCATCGACGAAGTCCATCCCCTGGTCCACCAGTACCGGGGCCGACACCTGGCCTATCTGTTCACCCGCCTGGAACGAAGAACCGGCACGCCCATACAGAAAATTGCCATGTCCGCCACCATTGCCGACATCCCAGAGGTCATGGATTTTTTCAATTTCAGGCCCGGCGCCACGGCCATCTCGGCCGGTGCGGACCGGCAGATTCAGGCCCGGCTTCTCCACCTGAGAAAAGAGGATACCGAGCTGCCCGCCCTGCTCAATGATCTGTACCGGGAATGGGCGTATCGAAAAATTCTTATGTTCTGCAACAGCCGGTCGGCCTGCGACCGGCTTTCCGGCATTGTCCGGCGCAGCGGGGTATTCAGGGAGGTCACCGAGCTGCACTATTCCAACCTCAAGGCAAAGGAAAGAAAAAAAGCGGAAGACCGATTCCGGAAAAATCCCCATGCCCTGTGCATTGCCACCTCCACCCTGGAGCTGGGCATTGATGTGGGGGATGTGGATGCGGTACTCCTTTACGAGCCCCCGGGCTCGGTGTCGGCCTTTCTCCAGCGCATCGGCCGGGCAAACCGCCGGGGGCAATCCATCAATTTCTGGGGTATCACCACCGGGGAATCCGCGGGCAACCAGGTAATCCGCTTTCTTGCCCTGCTGGAGCTGGGCCGCCGGGGAAAAATCGAGGCCCCGTCCCCCAAAGCCCTGCCCAGTGTGTTGAGCCAGCAGGTCATCTCCTGCCTATATGAAAAAAAAGAAATTTCCCTCAACGCCCTGAAGGCCCTGTTTCCGGACCGCAAGCACCTGCTGCCGGATATTTTCGAGGCCCTTGAAAAAAAGGGCTGGCTGAGACGAACCGATCAACGGACTGGGCGACCCGGCCTGATCCGGGGCGGATGGCAGTACCGGAACCATTTCATGGCGTATAAAATCTGGGGAAACTTTCCGGAAAGCGAAAAGGAATACATCCTTGAAGTGGAGATGGAATCCATTGCCGACATCCCCCAATCCATTGTTGACCAGATGGAGGTGGGGGATCGGGTTTATCTTTCGGGCCGGCGCCTTAAAATCCTGAAGATTGATGAAGGTGATCCCGGCAAGGTCACGGCCCGGCCGGCCATGAAAAAGGATGATAAGGCCCTGGTATGGGTAGGGCTGGGGGCACATGTCTCCTGGGAAACGGCCCAGGCTATGGGGCGCATCCTGGGCACCGGCACCCTGCCCCGGGACAGCGGCCTTATGGCCCGGACCCAGAAATTATTCCGCCGGGAATGCTCATATTTCGAGAACCGGGTGACGCTGGCCAACGGGATTGAGGTGGTTCCGGGGACCCGGGCAAGATTTCACTTTTGCACCTTTCTGGGGTCCGCCGGCAATCTGGTGTTGGAATGGGCCATCCGGGACCATTTCCAGGATGAGGACCTGGAGGTGGCCTCCAGCGAAACCGGAGTGGAATGCGACCGCTGGATTGACTTTCAAAAACTGAACCTGCCCGTTGAAAAAAAGGCCTTCCACACCTGGGTCTCCGCTCATTTCAAAGTGCTGCGCAGTCTGATTCCCCTGAGTATTTTCTGGCGGACCCTGCCCAGACCACAGATGGTGGAAGAGGTAGCGGATTTTCTCTTTGATCAACGGGTTGCCGATACCTTTGCCCGGTATCTTGAACTGGGTTCGGATATTGTTTCCGGGGATATGGCAGACCTGTGCCAACCTTTACCCATGGCCGTCGAGCAATCTCCAGACTTTGAGATGGAAGCCGGAGCAGCGCTTTTGTTCCAAGAAAAACAGACGGCAAAAACGCCGAAAGCATCACCCTTTTTATCCCCCGTATGGCAGGCTCCCGGCCTGGACCCAGACCGGGCCGACGCCCGCGCTCTGGCCGCCACCATGGTCAGTGATTATATTTTCCACGGCCAGTGTGATCGCAGATTCTGTCTCTCATACCTTGGCTTGGCCCATCCCGTACAAGAAGAGGACGATGTCATGGCCCTTGTCCGGGAACAGGGCGTCCGACATGAACAGGCCGTGCTGGTTGCCCTTAAACAACAGGGGAACCACCTGGCTGTGCCGGAACCTCCAGCCACCGGCCAGCCCCGGTGGCTCCCTTCGGTTAAGCTCCTAAAACAAACAATCCAGCAACTGGCCGGCAGTGATCCGGAAAACGCCCGGCCGATATGGCTGTCTCAGTGCTATCTCAAGACAGAAACGCCCATCCATCAATTCCCCCATATCAGAGGTATCGGCATCCCGGATCTTCTGAAACTTTCCCCGGGCAAAGACGGACAGGCAATCATTGAAGCCGGGGATATCAAACGCAGCCAAAAACCAGGATACCACCATAAATGGCAGGTGGCCTTTTATGCCCTGGCACTGGAACAAATTATTGACCGCTGCAACCTGCCTGCCCGGGTCTCCCGCAAAGGATTCATCATTACCCCGCCACCATTGGGTGACGTGCGGATAACAGAACCGTATCAGATCCATGAATTTGATTTAATCCCATACCTTGCGGCCCTGCCCACGCTCCTGCACCACCTTGGCCATGTGCTTTCCGGCCTGCCGCCCCATGCAGATTACAGGCTTCAAAGCCTTTGCACAGCCTGTTCCGGATTCCCCGGCTGCTACCACCATGCCCTGGCCCATGAGGAGATACGGTTCCTGCCCAAATTAACCAGAGGCGAACTGGCTGCCCTGCAGCAGATGGAGATCACCAGTCTTGAACAGCTGTCCGGTGCCCTTAAAAAAGAGACCCTTCGCCTCTCCCCGGGACAGCAGAAAAAATTATTGGGATGGTGTGATGCCTTTTTAACCGGCCGCATCTGCTGCCACAAAAAAAAGACCCACCGCTTCCCGGCCAACCTCTCCCGGGCAATTTTCATCCACCTGGAAAAAGATCCCCTGGACAACCTGCCCCGGGTCCTGGGATGGCAGGTTCTGGATACAAACGGCAGTACAATTGTTGAATCACATGTATGGCGCATGGAAACCAACCAGGAGCGCCAGGCAGTCCGACAAACCTTTTTAAGGCAATTGGCGCGGTTGTGGGAAGAGAGCATCCATGTCGGCCAGGGCCCCCATATTTTCCATTTCGGCCCCCAGACACCCGCAGCTCTGAATCAATGGCTCGGAGAGGCACAAAGAGCATCCTGTGAATTTCTCGACCAAACCCAACCCTCCTCCTGGACGGATATTCAAAAGGTCCTGACCGCTCATTTTTATATGCCCGCGCCGGGCACAGCATCTCTATATACCCTGGGCCGCATCTTCAAATGCAGGACCCTGCCTGCACCGCCACCTACCCTGTTTCACCACAACAGCGGATTCATCAGCGATATAAACCAGGCGGCAGCCGAAGTAAAAAATTGCCTGGCGCTCATGGCAGACCTTTACCAGACCGCCGTGTCCCGGCTGCAAAGCCGGTGGATCAGGGAATGGCCGTCCCGCAGTCATGGAGATAAAAAGGCCTGGCCGTATACAACATTTATCCAGGAGGAACAACGCCTGAAAGAGGCAGATATCATGATGCTCCAGGAACAGCCCCTGGAAGAACGGATGCTGCGGTTCAGGTCCCTGGGGTACCTGAAATTTCACCAGACCCGGCTGGACAGCTCCGGGCGCTTCATCAATATCTTCAGACCCACAGACCAGACCCGGCCGGCCAAATTCCGCCAGGGGGATTTCCTTAAACTGGTGCCCCATGGCATGACCGATCTGCAAAACGGCTTTCCCGTGGTCATGGTCGAATATGATACCCAAGCCGGTGACATCGGGCTGCTTTCCCGGTCCGGCAAGATAAATCTCAATAAAGCGTTGTACTACTCCCTTGAAGAAGATATGGATGACTGGAACCGGGAAAAACTGCGCCACGCATCTGAAACCCTGTTTTCAAAAAGCAGATATTTGCATCTCCAGCAGCTTCTGGCCGGGACAGCCCTGGAAAGGCAGATACCGGCATCTGCGACCTGGGTGGAAAAATGGCTGGCCCGGGAAAACCACAGCCTCAACCGCTCCCAGCAGCAGGCTTTAATGCTCCCCTTCCAATACCGTACCGCCATGATCCAGGGCCCGCCCGGCACGGGAAAAACCCATTTGCTGGGATGGATCATCATTGCCCTGATCCTTGAAGCCCATGAAGCCGGCAAGCCCCTGCGCATCGGCATCAGCGCCCTGACCCACCAGGCCATTGACACGGTATTAAAAAAAGTGGTCCAACTGGTCAACCAATATCTGCCGGGGCATTTTCCGGGCCACTGCGTGAAATGGGGGGAGGAAAACACGCCGGCATCCGGCACACCCGACCTTGACGATTCCACCGCCATGGAGGTGGAATTTACAAAGGACGCCCGGGATCTGCCAAACCGGTCCTGGCTGATTTTAGGTGCCACCGGATACGGATTTTATTCCCTGTTCAACAGCAAGGATAAAGGCTTTCCCATTGCCCTGGACTGGATCATTTTCGACGAAGCCTCCCAGGTTCCAGTTCCCCAGGCCCTGCTGAGTCTCATCTACGGCAGGGGAAATTTCCTCTTCCTGGGCGATGTCCACCAGCTTCCTCCCATTATCATGGGCAATTATGATTCCCATGAACCTGATGACAATGGAAACGCACTGCGCTTGAACCGCTCTATTCTCTCTAATATGCGGGATCTGTATCCTGAAGAGTGCCAGGTCACCCTGGACATCACCTACCGGATGAACAAGGAGCTCTGCGCATTTCCATCCAAAAGCTGGTACCACAACCGGCTTTGCCCAGACCCTTCGGTGGAAAATGCACGGCTCTACCTGGATTCTCTGGACGAAAAATACAATCCAACAGGGGACGACCCGATCCTCAGCGACATCCTGAATCCGGAACAACCTGTTACGCTGGTATTAACGGATCACCAGGGATGCGCCCAGCAATCGGATGTAGAGGCGGATCTGATGGCCGCCCTGACCGGGCGCCTGATCCTGGGCCACGGCCTCCCCCCGGACCGGATGGCTATCATCACCCCCCACCGGGCCCAGAACAACGCCATCCTCCAACGGCTGGGAAAAATCCTTGGACATCATTCCCCTGCCCCCCTCCCCCTTGTGGACACAGTGGAACGGATCCAGGGTGCCGAGCGGGACATTATCCTGTTCGGCCTCACCGCCTCGGACCCGGACCATCTGACCAGCGAGTTTTTAAACAGCCCAAACCGACTCAATGTAGCCATGACCCGGGCCAGAAAAAAATTGGTCATCGTGGGCAGCCGGGCCTTTTTCTCGGTCATTCCCGATTCAGACGCCCTGCTGGCAAGACACTGCTGCTTTAAACAACTACTGACCCATTGCCGGGAACAAAATGCGGTTTTTCATTTTTCCCAACAGATATCCGTCGAATAA
- a CDS encoding arylesterase: MKKRYVTVLLVLMVWGGFMPGIFRSAWGSPKIKILFLGDSITAGYGVAQEESYPALLGQKLESLGIHHVEIINGSISGSTTASALSRLKWFRNASPDVLILALGANDGLRGLSVENMEENLGRAISFAKNSNMDVILAGMQIPPNYGPEYADDFKQVFITLADLHGVVLIPFLLDGVGGRANMNQPDGIHPNREGHQQIAKTVFPFILKQIEEP, encoded by the coding sequence ATGAAAAAACGATATGTAACAGTCCTGCTGGTTTTAATGGTCTGGGGTGGTTTTATGCCGGGTATTTTTCGGTCAGCATGGGGAAGTCCAAAAATAAAAATCCTGTTCCTGGGGGATTCCATTACCGCCGGATACGGGGTTGCTCAGGAGGAGTCCTATCCGGCCTTGTTGGGGCAGAAACTTGAATCGTTGGGGATTCATCATGTTGAGATCATCAACGGCAGCATCAGCGGTTCGACTACGGCCAGTGCCCTTTCCCGGCTTAAATGGTTCCGGAACGCATCTCCTGATGTTCTGATACTGGCCCTGGGGGCCAATGACGGCTTAAGGGGCCTGTCCGTGGAAAATATGGAAGAGAACCTGGGCAGGGCTATTTCATTTGCAAAAAACAGCAACATGGATGTCATCCTGGCCGGCATGCAGATTCCCCCCAATTACGGGCCGGAATATGCCGATGATTTCAAACAGGTTTTTATCACACTGGCCGATCTCCACGGAGTTGTTCTGATTCCTTTTCTCCTGGACGGGGTAGGGGGCAGGGCGAATATGAACCAGCCCGACGGGATTCATCCCAACCGGGAAGGCCATCAACAGATCGCAAAAACCGTATTCCCTTTTATTTTAAAACAGATTGAGGAGCCGTGA
- a CDS encoding AAA family ATPase → MYNEFYNLKFAPFQISCDPAFMWFGEKHKEALATLKYGILDNKGFLLLTGDVGTGKTSLINALIQSLEQDIIYTAVPDPSLIKLDFFNYIAASFGIDREFTSKGAFLAHFKNFLLSASEKNKKVLLIIDEAQLLTQEMLEEIRLLSNIEKPDAKLINIFFIGQNEFNEILNRPQNRAVLQRMTLNYNLNPLTPEEVDEYIRHRLKVAGTQERLFDRDAVQEIFLYSGGFPRRINILCDHSLLSGFVRDQRIIDAGIVKECAKELKIPAHVSNRDINGPFEPDTYPGNKNNPRKKLSARAFEHHPPVPPPPPQVPQPQKQRFPGGNLVILICFFIFAWYFMFPDHFFSTLSQVKEQFNKNQELIQEQKTDQTIQPENQAVVRNIEHPDNPDSPNPRAVFEKKVQGQTENPEELMFAIAPPETELSPESNSSPALLPREKITVRFKYNGSDLIETDLKKLEALSKALVIHPNSKILITGYTDTMENGTYNVKLSEFRANIVRSFLLGVGVKSYQMKIQGRGGQDPIENDDTAWGRMMNRRVEIEVIEFQ, encoded by the coding sequence ATGTACAATGAATTTTACAATCTCAAGTTCGCCCCCTTCCAGATCAGCTGCGATCCCGCATTTATGTGGTTTGGGGAAAAGCACAAGGAAGCCCTTGCCACCCTTAAATACGGCATCCTGGACAACAAGGGGTTCCTGCTTTTAACCGGGGATGTGGGAACAGGCAAGACATCCCTGATCAACGCATTAATTCAGAGCCTGGAACAGGATATCATCTACACCGCTGTCCCGGATCCGAGCCTGATTAAACTTGATTTTTTTAATTATATTGCCGCATCCTTCGGCATAGACCGGGAATTTACATCCAAGGGTGCATTTCTTGCCCATTTTAAAAACTTTCTTCTCAGCGCCAGTGAAAAAAATAAAAAGGTGCTGCTCATCATTGACGAAGCCCAACTGCTCACCCAGGAAATGCTTGAAGAGATTCGCCTGCTGTCAAATATTGAAAAGCCGGATGCAAAACTGATAAATATTTTTTTCATCGGACAAAACGAATTCAATGAAATTTTGAACAGGCCCCAGAACAGGGCGGTACTCCAGCGAATGACCCTCAACTACAACCTGAACCCCTTGACCCCGGAGGAGGTGGATGAATATATCCGCCACCGGCTCAAGGTAGCAGGCACACAGGAACGGCTGTTTGACCGGGATGCGGTTCAGGAGATTTTTCTATATTCAGGCGGATTTCCAAGACGCATCAATATCTTATGCGATCATTCCCTGTTGTCCGGATTCGTCAGGGATCAACGGATCATTGATGCAGGCATTGTAAAGGAGTGCGCAAAAGAACTGAAAATTCCGGCCCATGTCAGCAACCGTGACATCAATGGGCCATTTGAGCCCGACACCTACCCTGGAAATAAAAACAATCCCCGGAAAAAGCTGTCTGCCAGGGCTTTTGAACACCATCCGCCTGTGCCGCCGCCGCCCCCCCAAGTTCCACAACCACAAAAACAGCGATTCCCAGGGGGAAATCTGGTAATATTAATCTGCTTTTTTATTTTTGCCTGGTACTTTATGTTCCCGGACCATTTTTTTTCCACGCTTTCCCAGGTAAAAGAGCAATTCAATAAAAACCAGGAACTGATACAAGAGCAAAAAACAGATCAAACTATCCAGCCGGAAAATCAGGCCGTTGTCCGGAATATTGAACACCCGGATAACCCGGATTCTCCCAATCCAAGGGCCGTCTTTGAAAAAAAAGTCCAGGGCCAGACTGAAAATCCCGAAGAACTCATGTTTGCCATTGCCCCCCCTGAAACAGAGCTATCACCTGAATCAAATAGTTCCCCGGCCCTACTTCCAAGGGAGAAAATTACCGTCCGCTTTAAGTATAACGGCAGTGACCTTATTGAAACAGACCTTAAAAAGCTTGAAGCGCTTTCAAAAGCCCTGGTTATTCATCCGAATTCAAAAATTCTCATTACCGGATATACAGATACTATGGAGAATGGCACGTATAATGTAAAATTATCCGAATTCAGGGCCAACATTGTGAGAAGTTTTCTTCTGGGGGTTGGGGTCAAAAGCTATCAGATGAAAATCCAGGGCAGAGGCGGACAGGATCCCATTGAAAACGATGATACGGCATGGGGCCGGATGATGAACCGCAGGGTTGAAATAGAGGTGATTGAATTCCAGTGA
- a CDS encoding BREX system ATP-binding domain-containing protein: MISLDALKELEPFQARSIIEELRKGSVPVEYVPVFTVGRQKWLSYIEDDLENYIAQGGAKVRFISGDYGDGKTHFMSVVRHLAMEKGFAVSFVVLTRDVPIHKFETVYQSIVRQLQGNFDGVGIRNLLTAWLDALSPEFQGAKADAATEKCTALAEELRDIPDMDINFANALAALVSNRFAPMEEGENEETRKADREILMHWFDGGKVTKRELKPFQVYEYLTKTNARQLMNSLILFLRRFGHQGLILLMDEMETVVAMSASVRNAAYENVRLFIDNSETAQYLHIFFSIIPDVLVSEKGFKSYDALWSRVRSIGASMGDAKRLNYRGVLVDIHQTPLQTEELVDLGRCLLSLHGIAYRWSPQELVTDKVIEDICINQKKMGVISEVRLFIKQLIGVLDLAEQGQSPEEMDMARQMVETRKEMEAEKMKQMEPTWDS; this comes from the coding sequence ATGATATCATTGGACGCCCTCAAAGAACTCGAACCCTTCCAGGCCAGATCCATTATCGAAGAGCTGCGCAAGGGCAGTGTGCCTGTGGAATATGTGCCGGTATTTACCGTGGGTCGGCAGAAATGGCTCTCTTATATCGAAGACGACCTGGAAAATTACATTGCTCAGGGCGGGGCCAAGGTGCGGTTCATCAGCGGGGATTACGGAGACGGTAAAACCCATTTCATGTCCGTGGTCCGGCATCTGGCCATGGAAAAAGGATTTGCCGTCTCTTTTGTGGTCCTGACCCGGGATGTGCCCATCCACAAATTTGAAACCGTTTACCAGTCCATTGTCCGGCAGCTCCAGGGCAATTTTGACGGCGTGGGCATCCGGAATCTGCTGACCGCCTGGCTGGACGCACTGTCACCGGAATTCCAAGGCGCCAAGGCAGACGCCGCCACAGAAAAATGTACGGCCCTGGCCGAAGAACTCAGGGATATCCCGGACATGGATATCAACTTTGCCAATGCACTGGCCGCCCTGGTGAGCAACCGGTTTGCCCCCATGGAAGAAGGGGAGAATGAGGAGACCCGAAAGGCAGACCGGGAAATTCTCATGCACTGGTTTGACGGCGGCAAAGTGACCAAACGCGAACTCAAGCCTTTCCAGGTTTATGAATACCTGACCAAGACCAATGCCCGGCAGCTGATGAATTCCCTGATCCTGTTTTTACGGCGGTTCGGGCACCAGGGCTTAATCCTGCTCATGGACGAAATGGAGACCGTGGTGGCCATGAGTGCATCGGTGCGCAATGCCGCCTACGAAAATGTCCGCCTTTTCATCGACAACAGCGAGACCGCCCAATACCTTCACATCTTTTTTTCCATCATCCCGGACGTCCTGGTATCGGAAAAAGGATTTAAATCCTACGATGCCCTGTGGAGCCGGGTGCGGTCCATCGGGGCATCCATGGGTGACGCCAAACGCCTCAACTACCGGGGCGTCCTTGTGGATATTCACCAGACACCGCTTCAAACCGAAGAACTGGTGGACCTGGGCCGGTGCCTGCTCTCTCTGCACGGCATCGCCTACCGCTGGTCACCCCAAGAATTGGTCACGGACAAGGTCATCGAAGATATCTGCATCAATCAAAAAAAAATGGGGGTCATCAGCGAGGTGCGGCTTTTTATTAAACAGCTCATCGGTGTTCTGGACCTGGCCGAACAGGGCCAGTCACCGGAGGAGATGGACATGGCCCGGCAAATGGTCGAGACCCGGAAAGAGATGGAAGCGGAAAAGATGAAACAGATGGAACCCACCTGGGATTCTTAA